The following coding sequences are from one Paenibacillus sp. FSL R5-0912 window:
- the lpdA gene encoding dihydrolipoyl dehydrogenase, whose amino-acid sequence MTITCDVAILGGGTGGYVAAIRAAQLGKSVVVIEMDKLGGTCLHRGCIPSKSLLRSAEVFAEIKESESYGIETTGVELVFPKVQLRKEAVVEQLHQGVQYLMRKNKIQILKGKGRIIGPSIFSPRSGAVAVEMEDGEMETVVSTNLIIATGSRPRVLPGLAPDGKVILSSEEALTLEELPASIIIVGGGVIGVEWASMLADFGVHVTVVEAAGQLLPQEDEEVARELLRLLKKRGVKVLTGTTVDAETCTLSESGITIEARKGEQSQSLSAEKLLVSVGRVANIENIGLENTDIRFDKGVIGVNASMQTGEPHIYAIGDCIGGLQLAHAASHEGIRAVNHLAGETLHPYEAHLVPRCVYTRPEVASVGYTEKEAKALGHETVTGKFPFSAIGKAIVYGMKDGFVKVVADSKSGDILGVQMIGPHVTDLIGEAALAQILDATPWEVGEAVHAHPTLSEIIGEAMLAVDGRAIGF is encoded by the coding sequence ATGACAATTACCTGCGATGTGGCAATACTTGGTGGAGGTACCGGCGGTTATGTGGCGGCGATCCGCGCCGCGCAGCTCGGCAAATCCGTCGTCGTCATCGAAATGGACAAGCTGGGCGGAACCTGCCTGCACCGCGGCTGTATTCCCAGCAAATCACTGCTGCGCAGTGCCGAGGTATTTGCTGAAATCAAGGAGAGCGAAAGCTACGGTATAGAGACAACTGGCGTAGAGCTGGTGTTTCCCAAAGTGCAGCTGCGCAAGGAAGCGGTAGTGGAGCAGCTCCATCAGGGAGTGCAGTATCTGATGCGTAAGAATAAAATTCAGATTCTCAAAGGCAAAGGCCGGATCATCGGTCCGTCTATCTTCTCTCCGCGCAGCGGTGCAGTTGCCGTGGAGATGGAGGATGGCGAGATGGAGACTGTGGTCTCCACCAATCTCATCATTGCTACCGGATCACGTCCGCGTGTACTGCCGGGCCTTGCGCCTGACGGCAAGGTGATTCTGAGCAGTGAAGAAGCGCTGACGCTCGAAGAGCTTCCGGCTTCGATTATTATTGTGGGCGGCGGGGTTATCGGCGTGGAATGGGCCTCGATGCTGGCCGATTTCGGTGTGCACGTAACTGTAGTTGAGGCTGCAGGCCAGTTGTTGCCGCAGGAAGACGAAGAGGTTGCCCGAGAACTGCTGCGTCTGCTCAAGAAACGCGGAGTCAAAGTGTTGACGGGGACTACCGTGGATGCGGAGACATGTACGCTATCGGAGTCCGGAATTACGATAGAAGCCCGCAAGGGTGAGCAGAGTCAGAGCCTGTCGGCGGAGAAGCTGCTGGTATCCGTAGGGCGAGTAGCGAATATCGAGAATATCGGCCTGGAAAATACAGATATCCGCTTCGACAAAGGTGTCATCGGAGTGAATGCCAGCATGCAGACGGGGGAGCCTCATATCTACGCTATTGGCGACTGCATCGGCGGACTGCAGCTGGCACATGCGGCCAGCCATGAAGGCATCCGTGCTGTGAATCACCTGGCGGGCGAAACGCTCCATCCGTATGAAGCACATCTTGTTCCCCGCTGTGTCTATACGCGGCCGGAGGTGGCAAGTGTCGGTTATACCGAGAAGGAAGCGAAGGCGCTGGGACATGAGACTGTAACCGGCAAATTCCCGTTCTCGGCTATCGGCAAAGCGATTGTCTACGGCATGAAGGACGGCTTCGTAAAAGTGGTCGCCGACTCGAAGAGCGGGGATATCCTCGGCGTGCAGATGATTGGCCCGCATGTGACGGACCTGATCGGTGAAGCGGCATTGGCACAGATTCTGGATGCAACACCCTGGGAGGTTGGAGAGGCGGTCCATGCCCATCCGACACTCTCGGAGATCATCGGGGAAGCGATGCTGGCGGTGGATGGAAGAGCAATTGGATTCTAA
- a CDS encoding ABC transporter ATP-binding protein: MFKALIEPFRHPKLEVGLGEGKIFGAMGARKPKAKAKNWSGTLGRIWSYLAERRAKLVLVLFMVLLSSGLSLLGPYLISRAVDRYLEGDGGRTWVIFLIILALVYLLNSLISWLQNIWMIEIAQETVYRMRTELFSHLHRLPISFFNRRQQGEIMSRLTNDIENISSTLNSSAIQIFSSILTLVGTVGVMLWLSPLLTLLTFIVVPLMMLGMRWITRRTGPLFKERQRNMGELNGYIEETLSGQRIIKAFSQEERVITGFRERNMRIMLSGYWAQSISGFIPKLMNGLNNLSFAIVAGVGGLLAIRGLVTVGIIIAFAEYARQFTRPLNDLANQWNTLLSAIAGAERVFEVLDEETEAKDEGAAVKLQHVEGAVKFSGVSFSYDGGAATLQDISFEAKPGEMIALVGPTGAGKTTLIGLLSRFYDPSKGSITLDGRELSTITRESLRSHMAFVLQDSFLFKGTIRDNIRYGRLDASDEEVEEAAKLANAHAFIMRLQGGYDRMLSVDGSGISQGQKQLLAIARAILANPSMLVLDEATSSIDTVTEIKIQEGLQALMKGRTSFVIAHRLGTIRAADRILVLQGGRLIQQGSHEELLRQGGLYSELVQGSKGAAAQ; the protein is encoded by the coding sequence ATGTTCAAAGCACTCATTGAGCCGTTCCGCCATCCGAAGCTGGAGGTCGGACTGGGAGAAGGGAAGATCTTCGGGGCGATGGGCGCCCGGAAACCGAAGGCCAAAGCTAAGAACTGGTCCGGTACGCTTGGACGGATATGGAGTTATCTTGCGGAGCGCAGGGCTAAGCTGGTATTGGTACTGTTTATGGTTCTGCTCAGCTCAGGGCTGTCCCTGCTTGGACCATACCTGATCAGCCGGGCGGTGGACCGCTATCTTGAAGGGGACGGGGGCAGGACCTGGGTAATTTTTCTAATCATACTGGCGCTTGTCTATCTGCTTAATTCTCTGATCTCCTGGCTGCAGAATATCTGGATGATCGAGATTGCCCAGGAGACCGTATACCGGATGCGTACGGAGCTGTTCTCTCATCTGCACCGTCTGCCGATCTCCTTCTTCAACCGCAGGCAGCAGGGGGAGATTATGAGCCGGCTAACCAATGATATTGAGAATATCAGCTCGACGCTGAACAGCTCGGCGATTCAGATTTTCTCCAGTATCCTGACACTGGTGGGCACAGTGGGCGTGATGCTGTGGCTCAGTCCCTTGCTGACGCTGCTGACCTTCATTGTTGTGCCGTTGATGATGCTGGGTATGCGCTGGATTACCCGGCGGACAGGCCCGCTGTTCAAGGAGCGGCAGCGCAATATGGGCGAGCTGAACGGCTATATAGAAGAAACCTTGTCGGGGCAGCGGATTATCAAAGCCTTCTCGCAGGAGGAGCGGGTCATTACCGGCTTCAGAGAGCGCAATATGCGGATCATGCTGTCGGGGTATTGGGCCCAGTCCATCTCAGGCTTCATCCCCAAGCTGATGAATGGTCTGAACAACCTAAGCTTTGCAATCGTTGCCGGAGTCGGGGGGCTGCTCGCCATCCGCGGACTCGTAACAGTAGGGATAATTATTGCTTTTGCCGAATATGCACGTCAATTCACACGCCCGCTGAATGATCTGGCGAACCAGTGGAACACGCTTCTATCGGCAATTGCCGGAGCAGAGCGGGTATTCGAAGTACTCGATGAAGAAACCGAAGCCAAGGATGAGGGGGCAGCGGTAAAGCTGCAGCATGTGGAGGGCGCGGTGAAGTTCTCAGGCGTGTCATTCTCCTATGATGGAGGTGCAGCTACGCTGCAGGATATTTCTTTTGAAGCTAAGCCCGGAGAGATGATTGCGCTGGTTGGACCTACTGGAGCCGGCAAAACCACCCTAATCGGCCTGCTGTCCCGCTTCTACGATCCGAGTAAAGGAAGTATTACGCTGGACGGAAGAGAGCTCTCCACGATTACCCGGGAAAGTCTGCGCAGCCATATGGCCTTCGTATTGCAGGATTCCTTTCTGTTCAAAGGTACGATCCGCGATAATATCCGTTACGGAAGACTGGACGCATCCGACGAAGAGGTTGAGGAGGCTGCTAAGCTTGCCAACGCCCACGCCTTCATTATGAGGCTGCAGGGCGGTTATGACCGGATGTTGTCCGTAGACGGCAGCGGCATCAGCCAGGGGCAGAAGCAGCTGCTTGCTATTGCCCGGGCAATTCTCGCGAATCCCTCTATGCTGGTGCTGGATGAAGCTACGAGCAGTATTGATACGGTGACCGAGATCAAGATTCAGGAAGGCCTTCAGGCGCTGATGAAAGGGCGGACAAGCTTCGTGATCGCCCACAGGCTGGGCACGATCCGGGCTGCTGACCGCATACTGGTGCTCCAGGGCGGGCGCCTGATTCAGCAGGGTTCTCATGAGGAGCTATTGCGGCAGGGCGGTCTCTATAGCGAACTGGTACAGGGGAGCAAGGGGGCTGCAGCGCAGTAA
- a CDS encoding thiamine pyrophosphate-dependent dehydrogenase E1 component subunit alpha — MESQGTVETVNRHKQLGLSDGQVIDMYRFMQLGRKYDERSLLLQRAGKINFHVSGIGQESAQVAAAFALDRENDYFLPYYRDYAFVLSVGMTTRELMLSVFAKAEDPNSGGRQMPGHFGSKRLRIVTGSSPVTTQVPHAVGFALAAKMQKKKFVSFVTFGEGSSNQGDFHEACNFAGVNKLPVIIFCQNNQYAISIPAHKQLGGKVSDRALGYGFPGVRVDGNDPLEVYRVVKEARERALAGEGPTLIEAMMYRLSPHSTSDNDLAYRTKEEVDENWKKDGIAAFRTYLTGLGLWSDEQERDLVAEYNLELKEAITYAENAPFPKPEDTLLHVYDESGLKGGA, encoded by the coding sequence ATGGAATCCCAAGGTACTGTAGAAACCGTTAACCGACATAAACAGCTTGGACTCAGCGACGGCCAGGTTATCGATATGTACAGATTCATGCAGCTCGGGCGCAAATACGATGAGCGCAGTCTGCTGCTTCAGCGCGCAGGCAAGATCAACTTCCATGTGTCCGGCATCGGACAGGAATCGGCACAGGTCGCGGCGGCTTTTGCGCTGGACCGGGAGAATGATTATTTCCTTCCGTATTACCGTGATTATGCGTTCGTGCTGTCGGTAGGAATGACCACGCGTGAGCTGATGCTGTCCGTATTCGCCAAGGCGGAAGATCCCAATAGCGGCGGCCGGCAAATGCCGGGCCACTTCGGAAGCAAACGCCTGCGCATCGTAACGGGATCAAGTCCGGTTACGACCCAGGTTCCGCATGCTGTAGGCTTCGCGCTGGCGGCCAAGATGCAGAAGAAAAAGTTCGTTTCCTTTGTTACGTTCGGTGAAGGCTCCAGTAACCAGGGTGATTTTCATGAAGCGTGTAACTTCGCCGGTGTGAATAAGCTGCCGGTCATCATTTTCTGCCAGAACAACCAGTATGCGATCTCCATTCCGGCCCACAAGCAGCTTGGAGGCAAGGTAAGTGACCGCGCCCTCGGCTATGGATTCCCGGGTGTCCGGGTGGATGGCAATGATCCGCTTGAGGTCTACCGTGTGGTCAAAGAGGCGAGGGAGCGTGCGCTCGCCGGAGAAGGACCCACCCTGATTGAAGCGATGATGTACCGCCTGTCCCCGCATTCCACCTCGGACAATGATCTGGCTTACCGGACCAAGGAAGAGGTTGACGAGAACTGGAAAAAGGACGGTATCGCCGCGTTCCGCACATACCTGACCGGACTGGGTCTGTGGAGTGACGAGCAGGAGCGTGATCTGGTTGCCGAATATAATCTTGAATTGAAAGAGGCCATAACCTACGCCGAAAATGCACCGTTCCCGAAACCGGAAGATACGCTGCTGCATGTGTACGATGAATCCGGCCTCAAGGGAGGAGCATAA
- a CDS encoding LytTR family DNA-binding domain-containing protein yields MRVLLNDGSSRDIQEEEILYFSNYKNTIFVHTKEGEFVLPTTLSDLLSAYKDNGFERLDRSNVVCLSNIENYDIERKVVLFNQGEQFAHVSESNESRIKKYLNARQSNMSES; encoded by the coding sequence ATGCGTGTTCTACTAAACGACGGCTCTTCCCGGGATATTCAGGAAGAAGAAATATTGTATTTCTCTAACTATAAGAATACAATATTCGTCCATACGAAAGAAGGCGAATTCGTTCTCCCCACCACCCTTTCCGATCTGTTGTCTGCTTACAAGGATAATGGATTTGAACGTCTGGACCGCAGCAATGTTGTTTGTCTTAGCAATATTGAAAACTATGACATTGAACGCAAAGTCGTTTTATTTAATCAAGGAGAACAATTCGCTCATGTTTCGGAGTCCAACGAGTCCCGGATCAAGAAATATTTGAATGCTCGCCAATCTAATATGTCTGAGTCCTAG
- the sda gene encoding sporulation histidine kinase inhibitor Sda encodes MEYYFHPSPRPSSLELLSDEQLINIYELALEAKASVDFIEIIRNVLSGRNLLGSDHYDA; translated from the coding sequence ATGGAATATTATTTTCATCCTTCTCCGCGCCCCTCATCACTTGAGCTATTGTCTGACGAACAATTAATTAACATCTATGAATTGGCGCTTGAAGCCAAAGCTTCAGTCGATTTTATCGAAATCATCAGGAATGTCCTTTCTGGCCGAAATCTGTTAGGCTCAGATCATTATGATGCCTGA
- a CDS encoding thymidine kinase, producing the protein MAQLFFKYGAMNSGKSIEILKVAHNYEEQGKSVLIFTPSLDDRDEVGYISSRIGLRKQAIPIDENTDIYSIVSSNLPKPHCVLIDECQFLTKDCILQLVRIVDELGIPVMAFGLKNDFQNNLFEGSKYMLIYADKIEEMKTICWFCARKATMALRVEDGKPVYSGKQIQIGGNEAYYPVCRKCHKNPPL; encoded by the coding sequence GTGGCACAGTTGTTTTTCAAGTATGGGGCAATGAATAGCGGCAAATCCATTGAGATTCTCAAGGTTGCACATAATTACGAGGAGCAGGGCAAGTCGGTACTGATCTTCACTCCATCCCTTGACGACCGGGACGAAGTCGGTTACATTTCTTCCCGGATCGGACTGCGCAAGCAGGCCATCCCTATCGACGAGAATACGGATATCTACAGCATTGTCAGCAGTAATCTGCCGAAACCCCACTGTGTGTTGATAGATGAGTGCCAGTTCCTGACTAAGGACTGCATTCTCCAGCTCGTGCGCATTGTCGATGAGCTCGGCATTCCGGTCATGGCCTTCGGCCTCAAAAATGATTTCCAGAACAATCTGTTCGAAGGCAGCAAGTACATGCTGATCTACGCCGACAAGATTGAGGAAATGAAGACCATCTGCTGGTTCTGCGCCCGGAAAGCCACCATGGCACTGCGGGTCGAAGACGGCAAGCCTGTATATAGCGGCAAACAGATTCAGATCGGCGGCAATGAAGCCTATTACCCGGTCTGCCGCAAATGCCACAAGAATCCTCCATTGTAA
- a CDS encoding DinB family protein, whose protein sequence is MIERPEQGEYTEFQSRYITLVPPEGDLKVILKEQTQHVLALLGGLTEQQGEYRYAPGKWSIKEVIGHLTDNDRIMSYRLLCFARGEQAMLPGYEENDYAAAGEFDRFTLQEMITHYRIVRESTLALLDSLPEDSYTRKGSFGGIAMSVQAQACLIIGHELHHLRVLHERYLN, encoded by the coding sequence ATGATTGAGCGTCCAGAGCAGGGAGAATACACCGAATTCCAGTCTAGGTATATTACACTGGTGCCGCCAGAGGGAGATTTGAAGGTCATTCTAAAAGAGCAGACTCAGCATGTATTGGCTTTGCTTGGCGGGCTGACGGAGCAGCAGGGTGAATACCGCTACGCCCCAGGGAAGTGGAGCATCAAAGAAGTCATCGGGCATCTGACGGATAATGACCGCATTATGTCCTACCGTCTGCTTTGTTTTGCCAGAGGAGAGCAGGCAATGCTGCCTGGGTATGAGGAGAATGATTACGCTGCTGCTGGCGAATTCGACCGCTTCACCCTGCAGGAGATGATCACGCATTACCGGATCGTCCGGGAGTCCACCCTGGCGCTGCTGGATAGTCTGCCGGAGGATTCCTATACACGTAAGGGAAGCTTCGGTGGTATAGCCATGTCGGTTCAGGCGCAGGCCTGTCTGATTATCGGACATGAGCTGCATCATCTGCGGGTCCTTCATGAACGTTACTTGAACTAA
- a CDS encoding DUF2627 domain-containing protein, whose product MKLLISRFIAILILVIPGLLAMKGFLMMKDDIFNFISMHGDDSVTPDFAWSHFGGGLLLFLAGMSFLGGWILTRDRKKNYVGPRFREKQKAQQPPPTNATP is encoded by the coding sequence ATGAAACTGCTCATTTCACGCTTCATTGCCATCCTTATCCTGGTGATCCCCGGCCTTCTGGCCATGAAGGGCTTCCTGATGATGAAAGATGATATTTTCAACTTTATCTCCATGCATGGCGACGACTCCGTCACTCCGGATTTCGCCTGGTCGCATTTTGGCGGCGGATTGCTCTTATTTCTGGCCGGAATGAGCTTTCTGGGCGGCTGGATTCTGACCCGGGACCGCAAGAAGAACTACGTAGGACCTCGGTTCAGAGAGAAACAGAAAGCGCAGCAGCCCCCACCCACCAATGCCACACCCTAA
- a CDS encoding accessory gene regulator ArgB-like protein, whose amino-acid sequence MNSLALKISLAIKKTNPEETVSVEVMQYSLSIILNTLLTFIVTMSIGLVLNNFIETLIFYLSLSSLRIFSGGVHLKSATACNIVTILICSMTPYLFQLTGTTLWYVTGLSLILMLLFAPNPDKNTHIPVKWFPSLKLISVIMVCSNFFMASSVIGLAFLVQSVTIIPWKRRC is encoded by the coding sequence TTGAACAGTTTGGCTCTTAAAATTTCACTTGCTATAAAGAAAACTAACCCTGAAGAAACAGTATCTGTTGAAGTTATGCAGTATTCATTAAGTATTATTTTGAATACCCTCTTAACTTTTATTGTTACCATGTCTATTGGCTTAGTATTAAACAATTTCATAGAGACCCTAATATTCTATTTAAGTCTTTCATCACTTCGTATTTTTTCAGGAGGTGTTCATCTCAAATCAGCAACAGCATGCAATATTGTGACGATCTTAATTTGCTCTATGACCCCCTATTTATTTCAGCTTACAGGTACCACTCTTTGGTACGTAACAGGTCTTTCCTTAATTCTAATGCTTCTATTTGCACCAAATCCAGATAAAAACACCCACATCCCAGTAAAATGGTTCCCTTCACTAAAATTAATTTCAGTTATTATGGTTTGTTCAAATTTTTTTATGGCTTCCTCCGTCATCGGACTGGCATTTTTAGTCCAGTCAGTTACAATAATTCCTTGGAAAAGGAGGTGCTAA
- a CDS encoding ABC transporter ATP-binding protein, with protein sequence MKLTFSYLKKYRVAAIAALVMMLIELAVELSQPLLISKIIDEGIREKDTAVVWLWGGVLVGSAAVAFLAGVLSSFFASHASQGFAFDLRDKLYEKVQSFSYEIFSRFPTSSLITRLTGDVSQLQDTIFMGLRFMTRIPLVVVGSVIMALVVHVRLGLLLTVTLPFLVIFLLWLMRRASVLFRNVQNRLDDVNGVIQENLTGIRLIRVFVRMGHEIGRFASFSGKLMQSTVAALRLTETSTPFIMIIVNAGILAVLWFGRIEISSGDATLGQTVAVINYSLRTMGALSALSWIMVSFSRARASSVRIDEVMSASEGPGELGMAPLKGMGPAQTGSLHQNQVRAIKGKVEFRKVGFSYPGSEIKVLEDISFTVLPGERVAIMGATGSGKSSLVTLIPRLYECGSGVIRIDGMKTMEMDIQALRGAIGYVPQEVLLFTGSIRENIAWGNAQASQADIEQAAAAAQIHETVAELPQGYDTKLGQRGVNLSGGQKQRLTIARALVRKPAILILDDSTSALDAVTEGLLLAELKKMSCTTFLITQKISSTVSADLILLLDEGRLIAQGTHTELMDESPLYRKIYQSQTGEAQHVQSTH encoded by the coding sequence ATGAAGCTAACCTTCTCTTATCTTAAAAAATACCGTGTCGCAGCCATTGCCGCGCTGGTAATGATGCTGATCGAGCTGGCAGTAGAGCTGTCGCAGCCATTGCTGATCTCCAAAATCATTGATGAAGGCATCCGGGAAAAAGATACAGCAGTAGTCTGGCTGTGGGGCGGTGTGCTTGTGGGAAGCGCAGCAGTGGCGTTTCTTGCCGGAGTGCTCAGCTCCTTTTTTGCCTCGCATGCCAGCCAGGGGTTCGCGTTCGACCTGCGGGACAAGCTGTATGAGAAGGTGCAATCCTTCTCTTATGAGATCTTCAGCCGCTTCCCTACTTCGTCGCTGATTACACGGCTTACCGGTGATGTGTCTCAGCTGCAGGATACGATATTCATGGGTCTGCGGTTCATGACCCGTATCCCGCTGGTAGTGGTGGGCAGTGTAATTATGGCGCTCGTGGTGCATGTCAGGCTGGGGCTGCTGCTTACGGTGACGCTGCCGTTTTTGGTGATATTCCTCCTATGGCTGATGCGCAGAGCCTCTGTTCTGTTCCGCAATGTGCAGAACCGGCTGGATGATGTCAATGGTGTTATTCAGGAGAACCTTACCGGTATCCGTCTGATTCGTGTATTTGTGCGCATGGGTCATGAGATTGGCCGGTTTGCCTCGTTCAGCGGGAAGCTGATGCAATCGACCGTTGCCGCACTGCGGCTGACAGAGACCTCGACACCGTTCATTATGATCATCGTGAATGCTGGGATTCTAGCTGTATTATGGTTTGGCCGGATTGAGATTTCTTCGGGAGATGCAACGCTCGGGCAGACCGTTGCAGTCATTAACTACTCCCTGCGCACCATGGGTGCACTGTCTGCGCTGTCTTGGATCATGGTAAGCTTCTCGCGTGCCAGAGCTTCTTCCGTGCGCATCGATGAAGTAATGTCGGCCAGTGAAGGTCCGGGAGAATTGGGGATGGCGCCTTTGAAGGGGATGGGGCCAGCCCAAACGGGCTCTCTGCATCAGAATCAGGTGCGAGCCATTAAGGGGAAGGTCGAGTTCCGGAAGGTCGGGTTCAGTTATCCCGGAAGTGAAATTAAGGTGCTGGAGGACATTTCCTTCACCGTGCTGCCGGGGGAGCGCGTGGCAATTATGGGCGCGACCGGCTCCGGTAAATCCTCTCTGGTTACGCTGATCCCCCGTCTGTATGAATGTGGCAGCGGTGTCATCAGGATTGACGGGATGAAGACTATGGAGATGGACATACAGGCATTGCGGGGGGCGATTGGTTATGTACCGCAGGAAGTGCTGCTGTTCACCGGCTCGATCCGTGAGAATATTGCCTGGGGGAACGCGCAGGCGAGTCAGGCGGACATTGAACAGGCGGCAGCAGCCGCACAGATTCATGAGACTGTTGCTGAACTGCCCCAGGGCTACGACACTAAGCTCGGACAACGCGGAGTTAATCTGTCCGGCGGACAGAAGCAGCGTCTGACCATCGCGCGGGCGCTGGTACGCAAACCGGCGATTCTGATTCTGGATGACAGCACCAGTGCGCTTGATGCGGTGACGGAGGGGCTTTTACTGGCGGAACTGAAGAAGATGTCCTGCACAACGTTCCTCATCACCCAGAAGATCAGTTCCACTGTGTCGGCCGATCTGATTCTGCTGCTGGATGAAGGACGATTGATTGCCCAGGGGACGCATACAGAACTGATGGATGAGTCCCCGTTGTACCGCAAAATCTATCAGTCACAGACAGGGGAGGCGCAGCATGTTCAAAGCACTCATTGA